agcatgcagccccagctgctaggggcggtcgtattggcgctcttccctgagcgagcgggacacgttcccccgacgatggcttcaccctcggccacagactctcccgaagaggagagcaccgatgtccccgaggtgacgcaagcagagacgagcggccgtgtcgcggctccgggctaagaacacggcgcccggacccgacggagttcctggccgagctctcgtcctggctctgaaggagctagagccccagctgagagggctcttcacggcatgtctcgagcagggtcagtttcccagtgtgtggaaggagggaggctggtcctgctcaggaaggagggcgcccgcggactcgccgtccgcgtaccggcccatagtgctgctcgacgaggcgggcaaactctttgagcgtgtcatcgcagatcgcctcgtcagccacttgtgcagaggggccggacctggacgacaaccagtttggttttcgtcgcgggcgctccaccgtagacgccataatgcgcgtgagagccctggcggaggagacggtgtcccgggtggggtggtgttggcggtgtctttagacatctccaacgcgttcaacaccctgccctggagctgtattcgggaggcactgagatatcaccgcgtgcctccctacctccgtcgcacagtaggggcctacctagaaggtagatgcgtcacatatcggggacatgacggtgccggtcggcacctcatgacgtgcggtgttccacagggatcggtgctggggccgctcctgtggaacatcggttgatgggtgctgagaggcgaactcccgtcgggcgccgacttgacgtgttatgcggacgacacgcttgtcactgccggggagctcgcacagggaagcagcgttgatagccacggctgcggtgtcacaggtggtgaaccgcatccggcgcctgggcctggaggtggccctcaacaagtcggaggccatggtgtttcatggccccgacgcgccgccgccgtcgggatcacacatcgtggtcggtggagcccggatagctgtcgagtccaccatgaagtatctgggattggtgctcgacagccgatggaattcggccccacttccggcggctggtgcccaagctgatgggtgcagcgggcgcgctgtcaacgttgcttcctaacatggggggcccgagcgccgcctgtaggcggttgtacgtgggaatcgtgcggtccatggccctatatggggcccctgtgtgggcgatggacctggcggccagcactctagccattctgcgcagaccgcagagggcgatggccgtcagagtcgtccgcggtatcgcacgatttcctacgaggcggcttgcgtcctggccggatccccgccctgggacctagaggctaaagtactcgcgtcgctgtatcggtggcgcgaggaagagcggcacgggactcgaggccggtgcagcggcagatagcgcagcgccgagcagagctccgtcaggtcttggtggcggaatggcggcagaggcttctgcgccctaccgccggcctcgccaccgtcgaggcgatccggccagtgctcgacgactggctcgggagaaggcacggctccctgtcgttcagggtgacgcaggtgctgtcggggcacggctgcttcggcaagtacctgtgtcgcataggcagggagccggacgctcggtgccaccactgcgtccatggcggggaggacacggcgcaacacacgttcgttcagtgtgttgcttgggaggagcagcgccgtgtcctcacaaatgaagtaggaggcgatctgtcgctgccggccgtggtacggaagatggtcggcagcgcagagtcgtgggacgcagtggtgtccttctgcgaggacgtgatgtcgcagaaggaagctgcggaacgggagagggagatttcaactgccgatcccgcccgcagcaggcgctccgggcgccggaggagggcagacaacgccctcttccgccccccatgaacgggtccaggggcgaaggacttggggaagtccccgccccctattcaacggacccgaggcggaggcgcgcgcgggtgtcgacgcgcgcctctgaggcgttgcacgggggagtttaacacctcacccccccgtgcccgaggcgaggcccgcaaggcgggccagcaccagtgcggggctgcggaagaatttggattcccgcggccccgcgcccacgtgtaaggaggacacaggggggttttagccggtaagagtccggcacacccctccgcctctccccaggcggaggaagtccatgaggatttccccccgagaaaaaaaaaaaaaaggttaggttaggttaggttaggttaggttaggttaggttaggttaggttaggttaggttaggttaggttaggttaggttaggttaggttaggttaggttaggttaggttaggttaggttaggttaggttaggttaggttaggttaggttaggttaggttaggttaggttaggttaggttaggttaggttaggttaggttaggttaggttaggttaggttaggttaggttaggttaggttaggttaggttaggttggggtgCCTGTCAGAAAACCTCCCCGTGTGCTCGGCAACTGCTGGTCCCTGTGGACACGTCCTAAGGGAAGAGCAGTCACCGGGCCGGTGCACCCTGGGCACGGACAATAATCTCTTCGCGGGGGGTGGGATAGAGGAGATTGTTGTCCGTGGCTAATTTCGACAGGAGCGGAGGAGTCGCTCCCGAGGGCTCCCTATCTGCACTCTGCAGCAGCAGAGTGCACGACTAGGGAGCGAGGTGGGGTAGATCGCGGGCCGTTGTACAGTCCGCGGTCTACGGGTCTCCGCGGCGTGCTCGTCGTGGTGACCGAGGTGGGGAAGGCCGCAGGTTGCTCCTCAACCTGCGGTATTGGGGCATCCGTGGCGAGGTGCTGAGCCACGGTGCCAAGTAGgttaagttagttttaagttagccgtaagttaaaaattacaaaataacaaaaaatacaaaaatatattaggtttagTCTTAGGTTAGTGTCCTAGTTGTAGATACCGAGCAGCGGGCGGTGTATCCTGCACCGGAGGCATCCGCTGGCCTCGGGGGGACTAAATACCCTCCCAAAAAGAGTGGCCGCATCGCCTTGGGAAGCGATGGGTGTACCACCCATATCGTAAATGGAAATGTCAGATATAGAGTGTGTCTTGTCTTGCGATCCGGCTGACGCCCGGCGCTCGCAGGTATCCGGGCCTGCGAGTGTTAAATTGGTTACCGAAGGACGCGCAggggtaggcgaccaggcccctGTAGCGGATGTGGCTACTGGAAGCACCGATTCTATGTCATGTGACCCGGCTGACAACCGGCGCTCACAGGTATCCGGGCCTGTGAGTGTGAAATTGGCGACCGACGGACGCGCAggggtaggcgaccaggcccctGCTGCTGATAGTGCTACTGGAAGCACCAATCTTGGCACGGTCTTGAGCCAGGGGGGCTGCAGACCGTGCAGTGTGGTCCTGTCCGACGGGGAGTCGCGCGGAACTGCCTCCAGATTTTGGAGGAAGCGTCCGCGCGATGAAGTCTCGGACCGAGATGGGTCGATAGGCCTATCCTCAAGCGAGGAGGACCTATCGGCCCCAAAAGTGCCGACAGCTCGGCGGGGCCGAAAACCGGCACCAACAGGAGGGGGGGCCTCTTTGCGGCCGCCGAGGGATTCGCGGGGGCGGTTTCTGCGCTCCGCTACTCCGGCGGCCAGCGAAGAGTGATGTTGGGGTCAGGAGCGAGGACCCTGGCGGCGTGAGCTGTGTTTCCCTAGGAAGCACGAAAGCAGAGCTCAACGCCGCCAAAGAGAGCAGCGGAGGGCGGTCGCGGTCGATGAGGTGACAGAGATGGCCCGACGCGCCCGCGAGCGACGTGCCGCTGGCGGCTTCAGGAGATGTCGGCGGTGGCGTTAAGCCAACAAGTGTTGGGCGGCGTGGATGTCGTCCTGAAGGTTGCCACGCAGTCCGGCAACCTGAAGGGCACATTCACCCGCGCCCTCAAGGAGGCAGCCGCCGACATCAAGGAGGCGG
This window of the Helicoverpa armigera isolate CAAS_96S chromosome 9, ASM3070526v1, whole genome shotgun sequence genome carries:
- the LOC126054396 gene encoding uncharacterized protein LOC126054396 codes for the protein MKEVLNPEDVRVSRPMKTAEVRIAGLDDSVTSEEVAAAVARGGEDSRPVQRQIAQRRAELRQVLVAEWRQRLLRPTAGLATVEAIRPVLDDWLGRRHGSLSFRVTQVLSGHGCFGKYLCRIGREPDARCHHCVHGGEDTAQHTFVQCVAWEEQRRVLTNEVGGDLSLPAVVRKMVGSAESWDAVVSFCEDVMSQKEAAEREREISTADPARSRRSGRRRRADNALFRPP